The window ATTCCCTTGTTTATGAAAAAGGCATTctcatcagtctcagctgtactaAAATCTGGCATCAGTATTGTGAACATATTAGagtgctgatgttagcatttagctgatgCACAACTGTGCCTgactacagcctcacagagacactagcatggctgtggactgAAAGGTAAATGGACTGTACTTACATAACGCTCATCAGCCACTCAAATCGCTTTACACTAAATGCCACATTcagccattcacacacattcatacggCACTTtctatacatatacagacactcacacaccgataATACATCGGGGGCAGTCAGGGTTCAGTATCTTTAGCTTCAACATGTGGAGCCGGGGATCGAAgcaccgaccttccggttagtggagGACCCGCTTTACCTTCTGAGCCACAGCCGCATGTCTTGTTTGTTCATAAAGTAATGTACAAATTACAAAGTAATGTAATGCCTGCACAAAAGTGCTGGGTGTACGGACAAATTGTTGTTCATCTGGAGAGAGTTACAAGTAAAAAACTATCTTGAGTTGTAgtttttacattactttttgagaatgaattaaacaaatatatacaatgtgtttattagtgagcCCTGGAGGTTTGCTAGGTAAAGGTTTGAACTTTGGAGAGAACCAGACTAGCTATTTCCctttgcttccagtctttatgctaggctacAGTAAAGAAATCGCCTCCTGGCTCGAGCTTCATACTTCAACTAACAGAAGTGACTGGTATGGAttcttctcctctaactctcaGGAAGAAAACGAGTAATCCATTTTCCCAACATGTTGGACTAATGCTTTAATTCACCTTGTCTTGAAACTTGCAACTTTATGGCATCACATCCTGTCTGCTTGTAATAATgtcagtaaatgaaaacagtgattTTGCAgtacttctctttctctctctctctctccctctctctccctctctctctctgtctctgtctttgtctcagaTCTCACTATGGGAACCGCAGCGGCCCCTCAGGTAGCTCCCCCCAGTTGGGGTGCTCCCATGGTAAATGTTGTCTGTGTCTTATAGCATGGAGTGGAGCCGCATGGCAGCAACAGACAGGGCATACCTTAGCGGCAATCACAAGCATTACCTTCATCTGGCTCTCCAGGTTCCACGTCCAATCCCAGAACTAGGAAACTGGGAGATTTATAACAGACTTATAACAACCTTAATCAAACTATAACCTAATGGtggaatttatttaaatgacaaatctCATGGAGCCTCTCACAGAGCACATGCACTAGTAGTGAATGTATAGAAAATTGTCAACAGCAAGGGCAGACATTTAGGCAGTTTTATCATGCAGTCTggttcaaaataattttttatatttctggaATATGTACTGGAGAGTGATGAAGTGGCCAACGATAGTGCCAAATTAAGAAGCTGTTGCTTGGAAACagcttcatcttttcttttcctccaaaGTTTATATTTTCTGGTTCTCCCCCTCATAGCTGAACTCACTCCTTGATCAACACATTTGCTTCTTATGGATATTTCAGTTGTCTTTTTGGCAACTATGAATTTTCAACACTCATCTGAAGGCCCCCTTGCAGCAAGCTTCCCCTCTGCGCTCTAGGTCCTTGTGCATGTGTAAATAAAGGATGCAAACTCATAGGTCAAGGCAGGGTTTTTGTTGTTCCATGTCTGTGTTCATTTGGTGTGTGTCAGTCTATCTGTTTTCACCATTACTTTGTTACTAGAAGACATCTTAGCATTGTGTTCCGTGTTTTTTGACGTGTGTGTACATTGTcttgcagtgtgtgtctgtctcatATGTAGTGTAGTAACATCCCaactcctcctctccctccccaaCCCGGCGCACCTTTAGTCCGTAGCCATGGGTGTCCCTCCTTATATGGGGTCTCACCCCAGCTTCAGCATGGTAAGACCACCAGTCCGGTCCAGTCCATTTATGTCCCTAAACCAGTCTGGACATTACTGGACATTGATGGGCAATGACCCCCTTTAGGTTGCCCTCACACCCATCAGAAGGCCAACATTGTGTCTTAttgtctctttcctcttgtctgtctctgtgtaagCCTGGAGCTCCCATGATGCCCATGGTGAGGCCAGGTTTCCCTGCCACCGGAGCAACCCCTGGAGCACCGGTAACGCACTCATTCTTAAATGGATTATACACACACTTATCAAACATTCGTATCTAAACGTTACAGCTGCTTTAACAAAAGAAGCTTCAGTGCTAAAAGTACATATGTCTGCAGATGTCTCCCGGAGTGGCCCAGAGCCCCAGAAAGCCTCCACCACCGAGGAACGCTCTGGATGACCTCAATATTAAGGACTTCATGTAGACTGACTGACCCATAAACCCTCAAGGTAGGCATGCCTTCTCTTTACTTGTAGTATGGGTTACCGTGAGCAAAGCTTGACGCTGCAGTCATGCCTAGCTAACAGGATTAACGCACTCTGAATGAGATGTTCGTCCAGTGGCTCCAACAATAAAACGGAGGGGTCCCTAAATGATTAAAAGGGATGGCGTTTCCTGTGAAATACTGGATGCTGTCACCTCTTTGCGCCTCTAGAAATACTACTAATGAAACAATCTATGgaggaaaaaattatttttgattcaACTGCTCACCCTCCATGTCCACACTGAACCCATAACCTGCGACAGATGTTACACAGACATAATCTTATTTTAAAAGGGAACTTGTAATAAGGAGTAGTACTCTGAGTCTGAGAGTCTGAGAGTATATCCTCTGACGATGTCACTGAGATGTCTCAGCTTGGCCTTGCAGGCTGCAAATGATTAAACAGGAAGTCTATGTTAAAAACTGCAGGCGGGGAATTTGAACGATGTGGACATTTGCCAGGCTGGGAGGGtccaatgaaaataaaataaattgctATTAgtggcattatgggaaatgtaggatccagagTCTTCCAAGCTTGAGCCTCTACTGCTTCAGTTTTGATCATTCCTGTCTCTTGCAAGTCCCCTTACTTCATGGAAGTGCAACAGTAAATTgctggagtgcccctttaagggAGTACAAACAACAAAGCCTGGGAATTATTGCATTGTTTGCAATTTTGCAGGTGTTGAAACCTGAACATTTGAGCAGATATCTCACCATTTTTGAATTTAGCTCCTTGCTGATTTTTGACTACAAATTCGACTATAAGCTACATATTTCAAAAATCTGACATGGGCTGCGATTCTGaacacagtttttgtttcagtgtttctgaatctccctctctgtctgtagtGGGCCAAGGGGTGTAGGGTGGAAGTTGAAGTTTACTTTGTGAGTAATCAAAgcaatattttgtttgttgggTGGGGGAGGTAGCCCATGTTCCAGTGTTCCCCCTGAGACCACAACTTTATTAGACCTCCCCTATTTCTGTTGAGAGCACTTGTTTTAATCAAGTCTCcgtcctctcatctctctgcttctctctctgtctccctctttctgtagGGTTCATCATTGTGTCTGGAGctctgtggatgtggatgtcTGCACTTCCCCACTGCCTCCCCTCAGTCGCGCCCCAGCCCCTCCCCTCTTACCAGCCGCGACCCCTAAAAAAACCTGCCCTCCTTATCTAATGTTGTATCACAACTGTGAATGTGAACCCTagatacagaaaacaaaattccctttatgtgtgtgtgggtgtgcgtgtaATTCAGTGTTAACCTTTACTTAATATACtactgaaaaatgaacaaaaaataataaatgtgtatttagATTCATTCTGGATTTCTGCGTATCAGCTGAGTTGGAATGGTGGATATATGTTGGTTGCGCATCTCCCAGACAAGGACTGTGTTGTTAAATGTGGACTGTGTTCGGTGTGTGTAACTTCACTGGCCAATCCCCACTGCCACTCCTTCACCCGTCGTCAAAACTAATACTGAGCTATGTTTATGTCATCAAAAACTTAGTTGTTCCTGTATCTGCTTGGCCATCCATCCTCCCACCTGTCTACTTCAAGTTTCTGGAGAACAATTCTTAATCAAAATGTACCTGAAGACAACTTGCACTGCAAATCTGGACTTATCATCGAACACATCAAATAGtgctcagtttcatttttactttatcTTTTTGTAGGGATTGTATGAACATGCaaaaatttgtgaaatgtgttcaAATTGACATATGCATTTTGGACTATTTTAAATGATAgattatacatatttttctttaatctttattttgagagaataaaaatgtatcatataTTTTTAGTTACATCAAATTatatggttgaaaaaaaaagcaagtagaCTCAAAACCTTCCCTCCTTCTTTGTACATACCTCTCAATCTGTACTCAGAGGCAGTATTGAATGGAGACCTTGCCCTGAGTGTTTACTGTTGCGCCCTCTGCTGGTGTGGAGTGATACTGCATTGCAGCATGCACACAAGTCAATCTGGGATGCATTCTGCATAACACTCTCGAAGAGCTCATTTCCTTGACTCAGTCTCCACACAAAAACGACTTAGTATTAGGGTGGAAATCAAACAGACAAGGAAGCATCTGTGTATGTGACTGGAATTTGGCCTCAGTCCTCTTTGGGTCATTTGTGACGCAACAGCAGTCCGTACATTTGTTCATGCACTGTCACTGGAAGTCTTGAGGACTCTTACTTTAAAGTACTCAAGTATACGCTGGATGTTCTGTGtgctgtttatttcaaaaagTGACTGTATCTTAATCCATTGTGGCATTAACAAAgtgttgaaagaaaaataaagatgactATGActatgataaaaacaaaaagaatgtgGATAAATAATGTTTGCTAAGTATTCATATGAAggctgtgatgtttttttgttttttttgttttttgggggaggTTATTATGGATGGcatcaccctccctccctcacccccACCTGCATGTGAGTCCAAATGAGAtgcaattaaagaaaaatacactgaTCCAAACAATCCTCACGGCTCATCACTTCTGTGTGGTCTGCTTTTGTTAGCTTGTTTCTtgaaaattcaacatttttattttttatcaacatgaattatttttgttacaaGAAAATGTGTTCAGAATTACAATACAAGACATTGTTGCTTGCTTTTACgcttttaaacacacacacacacacacacacacacacacacacacacacacacacgtatacatatatatataaatatatatatatgttgtgtACATCCAGGTTTTCTTTTAACATGAAGTGAAAGAGGACCGACAGGCTATCACCAGTTAAACTTACGTACTGCATGTTCCCATATAAAAGCAAACGCAGCAAGGTGTTTGCGAAGTTTATAATTGTGTCTTTCCCTTTACATAATTAGTTTCAGACAATTGCAGTTTTATAAATTAGGTGTttcagagacaaacaaacaactgtggTGTTTAGAAAAGCTGACAATaaaattatgtcaaaaaaacaaactgaatttatgtattttactaATGTCAAAATTAGACACAGTCGTGCTTTTAGCAATTCTGGAGTCAATCACAAGGCTTTACCGCACGTGATTTCccacattttctaaataaaccGATGAATGGCTGACCAGGTTGCAGATCCAGAATCAGGAACATTTGCAGCAGTCATGGTTTACAGGTTTGCTGATGCGGCCTGACAAGCTGTCACTGAAGAGGTGAGCTGGTCTCAAGTCAGATCAGTACTCCTGGGCTGGTATGTATAAAGCTGCTCAGAGTGAAATTTTGGTTGTAAttgcatccttttttttttttttttaaaaaggcaaaaatgtcattttgccCTCATTTTACAGTTCAGAGTGTCATGCAGCAGATGAAGCGGctgcacattttacattttttttacatttatggtGAGAAATTAATGAAAGATACATATATTATAATACCCACACTCTTATACAACATGAAAGTAAAATGACATAGAGattataaattgaatttattccaatttttttttttcttaaggaaattttttatttttaagtcaacacttactactactactgtagCCTCTTTGGATTAATTCAAGATTTTGATGAATAATATCCCAAATAGCACATATCGCTATTGTAACTATAACTGTACTTGAAACATCTTTTATAAGCTTTGTTCTTGCATTTTGCAATACACTGAAACATATAATGTTGTTTACAGAAAATGATGGGTAGGCTTAAACGTGACACGCTGCACATGAAGCTGTGACGCAGCCATGACATAACCTCTGGGGGCCTCCCTTTTGGCCGTTTCGGTGCTTGAGGGAGGGCATTTTGGGAAGGAGGGCATGATTGTAGTCCTTACTTTACAAACATTAAGAAACACGGCAGTCTGCACTTATGCAAAGCATCTAAGTCCTACTTTTTACGATGAACTTTCTGAATCATAAATCAAAGTTTAGAGCATTCTTAAGACCAGAAGTTTTATGCATGCCAGCCCTGATCTTTGACTCTCTTAGAAAGTGACAACAGATCTTTTTCTCTTGTGGATCCATTGTTCTTTAAGTTCAGACCTCTTTACAGAGACTTGGATCTCCATGGATCCAGTGACAGATCTGGGCATATTTAGGAGGAGTGATCCTCACAGCAACATTAAAGTCCCTGAGCTCACCTCCCTCCAACTCCACCCACTGATGGCCCGAGAACACCCCGATCACCCTCCTCTGCCACTTCCCTTTCCTGCCTGCATCTCCCGCTTTCTGTCTCAGATGAACGTAAACACCTGCACCTGTAGCACCGGGCTGCGCGTCACAGTGCTGGTACAACAAATCGTCAGACTCCTTTGCCACTGAGCAAAAACGATAAACCACCTTCTCGTCTCCACGGCCATCCAGCAGGCTTTTGTCAGCGTCGTAGCCTGAGAAGTGGATCCGTGCCAGGGGAGTGGCGGAGGGGGCCACTCCGAGCCTCATGTACTTTTGTTTAACTTGTCGTTTTAGCTCCAGAAGGGCGTAATCGTAGTCAGAGGAAGCCGAGTTGGTGGAGGGCTTGGTGCGGATCCATCCTTGAGGGATGTGGGTTTGTTTAACTCGCGTCCAACGGAAGACAGGCTGCTTTCTGGGTTCAACACTTCGTCGAACACGGTTGAGACTATTTCGTTTCCCTCTCCCATCATCAGCTACCACATgacctttctctcttcttcctctgcgTCTCCTACCTTTGCCACCATTTCTGCCTCTCACTACATCTTCATCTATGCTATTCTGCTCCTCACCTTCCTCCAGAATCtgctcctctcctttctcctcacctgtctgcccctttcctctcctcccacccctccgccgccctcctctcctccttccccctcttCCCCTTTTGGTTTTGAGCTGAAGCACTCCTACTTTAAGCCTTCTTGCACTCTCTAAGTAGTCACTCCCGTCATGGATGCAGTGTGCTGCTGTCAGCACATGTTTCGGGGATACGAGGACTCCAGAGCAGCCTGTGGAGAGGCGAACCGCAGTAGAGAACGGGTAGTTGGTGATAAAATGCGAATCAGAGATCACAAAGCGTCCATCTGCTCCGTATATTTGTCGTTTCCTTCGGGTAGGGGTTTGCGAGTGGGCCGTTGTTCCTGCAGACGTCTTATTAAAGCCCTGCAAACTGACatctgtgtgcgtgcgcgtgccATTCTCATACATCGTCTCATATCCCAGATTCCTCTCTTGCTCACTCTGTTCCATAGGTGGTAAGCTGCCTTGGCACTCTATCCCACAGAGTGTCTTTGCCCTTCCTTTTCCCTCATCCTCCTGCTGCCCTCTGAACAAAGGGCTGTTCAaaagctgtgtgtgcgtgtccagCAGCACCGGGAGGCTCTGCCTGGTCCACCTGTAAGCCTCGCTGTTCCCATCTCTACCAACAACTCCAGAAACTGTCAGGGTAGCCGCACAGAGCAGCAGACATGGCAGGTGTTTGAGGCCCATTCCACTGAATAgaaagagacaaggagagaaatAGTTGGGTGTTAAAGAGAATTaacctggttccagacctcatGGATCTTTTTAGAGAttgaaaaagtgaagagaaaatgagTCTATCAGGTTTGAGAGAGACCCTACACTTGCTTCCAGAGCTCTTACAAGTGGCATTTATGTTGCGTTTACATAGTATTTAGCCAGCAGAGGGCGCACGAGCTCAATTTCTAAACAATAAGCCTCCTGGCAGAAAAGTATGAGTGATgtctttgatattttattttaaagtgacATAAGATGTCTGCAACTGAATGAATAGGCTCAAAACGCAGGTAAGGCAAACATTATTACATGCAACAGTCTACCTTTACTGTAATTTAGTGGTACAAAGAACAGTTGGCGTTACTATATTCTGATATCAATCTGATATTATTCTGTTAACCTATATAAAGAGTTATACATCTGGGGAAAGACCTTGGACGGTCTGAAGCCAGAGATAATCAACATACggaagaaaaaaatagcttttgtgAATATTAGGAGGAAAGCT is drawn from Xiphias gladius isolate SHS-SW01 ecotype Sanya breed wild chromosome 4, ASM1685928v1, whole genome shotgun sequence and contains these coding sequences:
- the LOC120789489 gene encoding serine protease 23-like, with amino-acid sequence MRRRTLTRSCRGGTLSACSGMGLKHLPCLLLCAATLTVSGVVGRDGNSEAYRWTRQSLPVLLDTHTQLLNSPLFRGQQEDEGKGRAKTLCGIECQGSLPPMEQSEQERNLGYETMYENGTRTHTDVSLQGFNKTSAGTTAHSQTPTRRKRQIYGADGRFVISDSHFITNYPFSTAVRLSTGCSGVLVSPKHVLTAAHCIHDGSDYLESARRLKVGVLQLKTKRGRGGRRRGGRRRGGRRGKGQTGEEKGEEQILEEGEEQNSIDEDVVRGRNGGKGRRRRGRREKGHVVADDGRGKRNSLNRVRRSVEPRKQPVFRWTRVKQTHIPQGWIRTKPSTNSASSDYDYALLELKRQVKQKYMRLGVAPSATPLARIHFSGYDADKSLLDGRGDEKVVYRFCSVAKESDDLLYQHCDAQPGATGAGVYVHLRQKAGDAGRKGKWQRRVIGVFSGHQWVELEGGELRDFNVAVRITPPKYAQICHWIHGDPSLCKEV